The following coding sequences are from one Syngnathus acus chromosome 14, fSynAcu1.2, whole genome shotgun sequence window:
- the doc2b gene encoding double C2-like domain-containing protein beta isoform X1, protein MTQRKGEKPTISIQEHMAIDVCPGPIQPIKQISDYFPRYPRGLPPVGAPRAALCAATAPAAASESEDSPDRAFAGASASRRDDEPDVEAYDSDDSTTLGTLDFSLLYDQEHNALHCTINKAKLPVPRYKKGLKPMDHNGLSDPYVKLHLLPGASKANKLRTKTLHNTLNPVWSETLTYYGITDEDMVRKTLRISVCDEDKFRHNEFIGETRIPLKKLKPNQTKTFNNCLEKQLPVNKTEDKSLEERGRIMISLKYNTLKSCLVVGIIRCAHLAAMDANGFSDPYVKTYLKPDENKKSKHKTAVKKKTLNPEFNEEFCYDIKYADLTKKTLEVTVWDYDIGKSNDFIGGVSLGINANGERLRHWFDCLKNKDKKIERWHTLTNELPGSLND, encoded by the exons ATGACACAACGCAAAGGCGAGAAACCCACCATCAGCATCCAGGAGCACATGGCCATTGACGTGTGCCCCGGACCCATCCAGCCCATCAAGCAGATCTCCGACTACTTCCCCCGCTACCCTCGGGGCCTGCCGCCCGTCGGGGCGCCGCGCGCCGCCCTCTGCGCCGCCACCGCCCCGGCCGCCGCCTCGGAAAGTGAGGACAGCCCGGACCGGGCGTTCGCCGGAGCCTCGGCTTCCAGGAGAGATGATGAGCCCGACGTGGAGGCGTACGACTCGGACGACTCCA CCACGCTGGGAACGCTGGACTTCAGCTTGCTGTATGACCAGGAGCACAATGCTCTGCACTGCACCATTAACAAAGCCAAG CTCCCTGTTCCCAGATACAAGAAG GGGCTCAAGCCAATGGACCACAACGGGCTTTCGGACCCCTACGTCAAGCTGCACCTACTACCCGGTGCCAGTAAG GCCAACAAACTTCGGACCAAGACCCTGCACAACACGCTCAACCCCGTCTGGAGCGAGACGCTGACCTACTACGGCATCACCGATGAGGACATGGTCCGCAAAACACTCAG GATTTCCGTGTGTGACGAGGACAAATTCCGCCACAACGAGTTCATCGGTGAGACGCGAATCCCTCTCAAGAAGCTGAAGCCCAATCAGACCAAGACCTTCAACAACTGCCTGGAAAAGCAGCTACCC GTGAACAAGACAGAGGACAAGTCACTGGAGGAGCGAGGGCGCATCATGATCTCCCTCAAGTACAACACGCTCAAGTCGTGCTTGGTGGTGGGCATCATACGCTGTGCCCACCTTGCCGCCATGGACGCCAACGGCTTCTCAGACCCCTACGTCAAAAC GTACCTGAAGCCCGACGAGAACAAAAAGTCCAAACACAAGACGGCCGTCAAGAAGAAGACGCTCAATCCCGAGTTCAACGAG GAGTTCTGTTACGACATTAAGTACGCGGATCTTACCAAGAAGACCCTGGAGGTGACCGTGTGGGACTACGACATCGGCAAGTCCAACGATTTCATCG GCGGCGTCTCTCTGGGCATCAACGCCAATGGGGAGCGACTCAGGCACTGGTTCGACTGCCTCAAGAACAAGGACAAGAAAATCGAGCGCTGGCACACGCTGACCAACGAGCTACCCGGCTCCCTAAATGACTGA
- the castor2 gene encoding cytosolic arginine sensor for mTORC1 subunit 2, with protein MELHILEHSLKVASIEKEGIQICTHGLIKLAFLASKTRCKFFSLTETPEDYTIIVDEEGFKELPESEHISVAEATWLALNVVSGSGNASNLQPIGVTKIAKSVIAPLADHNISVFMLSTYQTDFILVRERDLPMVMHTLSSEFTLLRVVNGETIAAHHLGVANGFVKPKLVPRPIIHPLSSPSNMFCVTSLDPDTLPSVATLLMDVMFYSGGSKESGACNEDASHIRFFSFSLIEGYISLVMDEQTTQRFPNNVLFTSASGELWKMVRIGGQPLGFDECGIVAQISEPLATADIPAYYISTFKFDHALVPEENIQSVIGALRTESNLV; from the exons ATGGAGCTTCACATTCTAGAGCACAGCTTGAAAGTGGCGAGTATAGAGAAGGAAGGTATCCAGATTTGCACTCACGGATTAATCAAACTCGCCTTCCTGGCCTCGAAAACCAG GTGCAAGTTCTTCAGCCTGACGGAGACGCCGGAGGACTACACTATCATCGTGGACGAGGAGGGCTTTAAAG AGCTGCCCGAGTCGGAGCACATCAGCGTGGCCGAGGCCACGTGGTTGGCGCTCAACGTGGTGTCGGGCAGCGGGAACGCTTCCAACTTGCAGCCCATCGGCGTCACCAAGATCGCCAAATCTGTCATCGCACCGTTGGCCGACCACAACATCTCCGTTTTCATGCTGTCCACGTATCAGACTGACTTCATCCTG GTCCGAGAACGGGACCTGCCCATGGTCATGCACACGCTGTCTTCGGAGTTCACGCTACTGCGGGTAGTCAATGGAGAAACCATTGCCGCCCACCACCTGGGTGTGGCGAACGGTTTCGTCAAACCGAAACTCG TGCCGCGTCCAATCATCCACCCGCTGTCAAGCCCCAGTAACATGTTCTGCGTGACCAGTCTGGATCCGGACACGCTTCCCTCCGTGGCTACCCTGCTCATGGATGTTATGTTCTACTCTGGGGG GTCGAAAGAATCGGGCGCATGCAACGAGGACGCCAGCCACATTCgattcttttctttctccctcATCGAAGGCTACATTTCGCTGGTCATGGACGAGCAGACGACGCAAAG GTTCCCAAATAATGTTCTGTTCACCAGCGCGTCGGGCGAGCTTTGGAAAATGGTCAGAATCGGCGGACAGCCTTTAGGATTTG acgAATGCGGCATCGTGGCTCAAATATCGGAACCCTTGGCGACTGCCGACATTCCAGCATACTACATTAGCACCTTCAAAT
- the doc2b gene encoding double C2-like domain-containing protein beta isoform X2: MTQRKGEKPTISIQEHMAIDVCPGPIQPIKQISDYFPRYPRGLPPVGAPRAALCAATAPAAASESEDSPDRAFAGASASRRDDEPDVEAYDSDDSTTLGTLDFSLLYDQEHNALHCTINKAKGLKPMDHNGLSDPYVKLHLLPGASKANKLRTKTLHNTLNPVWSETLTYYGITDEDMVRKTLRISVCDEDKFRHNEFIGETRIPLKKLKPNQTKTFNNCLEKQLPVNKTEDKSLEERGRIMISLKYNTLKSCLVVGIIRCAHLAAMDANGFSDPYVKTYLKPDENKKSKHKTAVKKKTLNPEFNEEFCYDIKYADLTKKTLEVTVWDYDIGKSNDFIGGVSLGINANGERLRHWFDCLKNKDKKIERWHTLTNELPGSLND, from the exons ATGACACAACGCAAAGGCGAGAAACCCACCATCAGCATCCAGGAGCACATGGCCATTGACGTGTGCCCCGGACCCATCCAGCCCATCAAGCAGATCTCCGACTACTTCCCCCGCTACCCTCGGGGCCTGCCGCCCGTCGGGGCGCCGCGCGCCGCCCTCTGCGCCGCCACCGCCCCGGCCGCCGCCTCGGAAAGTGAGGACAGCCCGGACCGGGCGTTCGCCGGAGCCTCGGCTTCCAGGAGAGATGATGAGCCCGACGTGGAGGCGTACGACTCGGACGACTCCA CCACGCTGGGAACGCTGGACTTCAGCTTGCTGTATGACCAGGAGCACAATGCTCTGCACTGCACCATTAACAAAGCCAAG GGGCTCAAGCCAATGGACCACAACGGGCTTTCGGACCCCTACGTCAAGCTGCACCTACTACCCGGTGCCAGTAAG GCCAACAAACTTCGGACCAAGACCCTGCACAACACGCTCAACCCCGTCTGGAGCGAGACGCTGACCTACTACGGCATCACCGATGAGGACATGGTCCGCAAAACACTCAG GATTTCCGTGTGTGACGAGGACAAATTCCGCCACAACGAGTTCATCGGTGAGACGCGAATCCCTCTCAAGAAGCTGAAGCCCAATCAGACCAAGACCTTCAACAACTGCCTGGAAAAGCAGCTACCC GTGAACAAGACAGAGGACAAGTCACTGGAGGAGCGAGGGCGCATCATGATCTCCCTCAAGTACAACACGCTCAAGTCGTGCTTGGTGGTGGGCATCATACGCTGTGCCCACCTTGCCGCCATGGACGCCAACGGCTTCTCAGACCCCTACGTCAAAAC GTACCTGAAGCCCGACGAGAACAAAAAGTCCAAACACAAGACGGCCGTCAAGAAGAAGACGCTCAATCCCGAGTTCAACGAG GAGTTCTGTTACGACATTAAGTACGCGGATCTTACCAAGAAGACCCTGGAGGTGACCGTGTGGGACTACGACATCGGCAAGTCCAACGATTTCATCG GCGGCGTCTCTCTGGGCATCAACGCCAATGGGGAGCGACTCAGGCACTGGTTCGACTGCCTCAAGAACAAGGACAAGAAAATCGAGCGCTGGCACACGCTGACCAACGAGCTACCCGGCTCCCTAAATGACTGA